A genomic stretch from Vibrio neptunius includes:
- a CDS encoding DUF2789 domain-containing protein — protein MEMHQHSMRDLFQQLGLASSDDSIREFVNHHSGLVVGTALHEAFFWSPSQAAFLKEAIEEDADWAELVDQLDVMLRT, from the coding sequence ATGGAAATGCACCAACACTCAATGCGTGATTTGTTTCAACAACTTGGATTAGCGAGCTCCGACGACAGCATTCGGGAATTTGTTAATCACCACAGTGGGCTGGTGGTCGGCACTGCACTGCATGAAGCCTTTTTCTGGTCGCCTTCACAGGCCGCGTTTCTGAAAGAAGCGATAGAAGAAGATGCTGACTGGGCAGAACTGGTCGATCAGCTCGATGTGATGTTGAGGACCTAA
- a CDS encoding TRAP transporter large permease, which produces MDILFLFVMVVGFMLIGVPIAVSLGLSSILFLMMHSDASLASVAQTLFNAFAGHYTLLAIPFFILASSFMSTGGVAKRIIRFAIAMVGWFRGGLAMASVVACMMFAALSGSSPATVVAIGSIVIAGMIKNGYSKDFAAGVICNAGTLGILIPPSIVMVVYAAATDVSVGRMFLGGVIPGLLAGVMLMIAIYIAARVKNLPKQPFVGWGEMFDAAKDASWGLLLVVIILGGIYGGIFTPTEAAAVAAVYSFFIANFVYKDMGPFAEKENGKPAIVKIFQAFVHKDTKHTLYEAGKLTIMLLFIIANALILKHVLTEERIPQMITESMLSAGLGPITFLIVVNVLLLIGGQFMEPSGLLIIVAPLVFPIAIALGIDPIHLGIMMVVNMEIGMITPPVGLNLFVTAGVAKMSMMQVVKAALPWVAVMFLFLIIVTYVPWVSTWLPTTLMGPEIITK; this is translated from the coding sequence ATGGATATTTTGTTTTTATTCGTAATGGTGGTTGGCTTTATGCTGATTGGTGTGCCAATCGCTGTATCGCTTGGTCTATCGAGCATCCTGTTTTTGATGATGCACTCTGACGCTTCTTTAGCCTCAGTAGCCCAAACCTTGTTCAACGCGTTCGCCGGTCACTATACCTTACTCGCTATTCCATTCTTTATTTTGGCATCAAGCTTTATGTCGACAGGTGGTGTCGCTAAGCGAATTATTCGTTTTGCTATTGCAATGGTCGGTTGGTTCCGTGGCGGATTGGCGATGGCTTCTGTCGTCGCGTGTATGATGTTCGCCGCGTTATCAGGTTCGTCTCCGGCCACGGTTGTTGCCATCGGTAGTATCGTTATCGCAGGTATGATCAAAAACGGTTACTCCAAAGACTTTGCCGCTGGGGTGATTTGTAACGCAGGTACGTTAGGTATCTTGATTCCACCGTCAATCGTTATGGTTGTGTATGCCGCTGCGACGGACGTGTCGGTTGGTCGTATGTTCCTAGGCGGTGTGATTCCTGGTCTTCTGGCGGGTGTGATGCTGATGATTGCTATCTATATTGCCGCGCGCGTGAAAAATCTGCCAAAGCAGCCATTTGTTGGCTGGGGTGAAATGTTTGATGCCGCGAAAGACGCAAGCTGGGGGCTACTACTGGTTGTGATCATTCTAGGCGGTATCTACGGTGGTATTTTCACGCCGACAGAAGCTGCAGCGGTTGCAGCGGTCTATTCTTTCTTTATTGCGAATTTTGTCTATAAAGATATGGGGCCTTTCGCAGAGAAAGAAAATGGCAAGCCAGCCATCGTCAAGATCTTCCAAGCATTTGTCCATAAAGACACTAAGCATACGCTGTATGAAGCGGGCAAGCTGACTATTATGCTGCTGTTTATCATTGCAAATGCCTTGATTCTTAAGCACGTACTAACAGAAGAGCGCATCCCGCAGATGATCACTGAGTCGATGTTATCTGCTGGCCTTGGGCCGATCACCTTCCTAATCGTGGTTAATGTCTTGCTTCTGATTGGTGGTCAGTTTATGGAGCCGTCGGGTCTGCTGATCATTGTTGCTCCGTTGGTGTTCCCAATTGCGATTGCACTGGGCATCGACCCTATTCACCTTGGTATCATGATGGTCGTTAACATGGAAATAGGGATGATCACACCGCCTGTTGGGCTCAATCTGTTTGTAACGGCCGGGGTCGCTAAGATGTCGATGATGCAAGTGGTCAAGGCTGCGCTCCCTTGGGTGGCGGTTATGTTCTTGTTCCTCATTATCGTTACTTACGTACCATGGGTATCGACTTGGCTTCCGACGACGCTAATGGGGCCTGAAATCATCACCAAGTAA
- a CDS encoding TRAP transporter small permease, whose amino-acid sequence MEQSIFARIGKVTDAIEETLIAFFLGAMTLLTFANVIFRYVFNDNILWALELTVFLFAWMVLVGASYGVKKHFHIGVDVIINMAPDQLRKVYALLAAACCLAFSILLLVGSWNYWYPFVTERAWYETDDIPMPEILQFLADWLNEGERYEKLPRFIPYMALPIGMALMTFRFLQITVQIATGKLDRLIAGHEAEEELEALKEELKDAGEAMEPKKADDKSKES is encoded by the coding sequence ATGGAACAGTCAATTTTTGCCAGAATAGGAAAGGTGACAGATGCTATCGAGGAAACGCTGATTGCGTTTTTCTTGGGAGCAATGACACTGCTGACCTTTGCTAATGTAATTTTTCGATATGTCTTTAATGACAATATTCTTTGGGCTCTTGAGCTCACCGTTTTCCTTTTTGCCTGGATGGTTCTAGTCGGCGCGTCTTATGGCGTAAAAAAACACTTTCACATTGGTGTCGATGTCATCATCAACATGGCACCAGACCAACTGCGTAAAGTCTACGCGTTACTTGCAGCGGCTTGCTGTTTAGCATTCTCAATTCTTCTTCTGGTTGGTTCTTGGAACTATTGGTATCCGTTTGTCACTGAACGTGCTTGGTATGAAACCGACGATATTCCGATGCCAGAAATATTGCAGTTCCTAGCTGACTGGCTGAATGAAGGAGAGCGCTACGAAAAGCTTCCACGCTTTATTCCTTATATGGCGCTGCCGATTGGCATGGCGCTGATGACATTCCGTTTTCTTCAAATCACCGTACAAATCGCAACAGGTAAATTAGACCGCTTGATTGCAGGTCATGAAGCGGAAGAAGAACTTGAGGCGCTGAAAGAAGAGCTCAAAGACGCTGGTGAAGCGATGGAGCCGAAAAAAGCCGACGATAAGAGCAAGGAGAGCTAA
- a CDS encoding TRAP transporter substrate-binding protein, producing MLKPLTLLSASILAVTSFNAAANCDPGETVIKFSHVTNTDKHPKGIAASLLEKRVNEEMNGKVCMQVFPNSTLYDDNKVLEALLNGDVQLAAPSLSKFEKFTKKYRIFDLPFLFEDVDAVDRFQNSESGEKLKNAMKRRGLQGLAFWHNGMKQMSANKPLLSPEDAKGLKFRVQASDVLVAQFEQLGANPQKMSFKEVYGGLQTKVIDGQENTWSNIYGKKFFEVQDGITETNHGILDYLVVTSNDFWKKLPADQREQLNTIIQEVTAQRNAESAKVNLANKNNIIEAGGEVRTLTPEQRQQWVTALQPVWKKFEKDIGSDLIEAALASNQ from the coding sequence ATGCTAAAGCCTTTGACCCTACTATCTGCTTCGATTCTCGCTGTAACGAGTTTTAACGCGGCCGCTAACTGTGACCCAGGTGAGACTGTGATCAAGTTCAGCCACGTGACGAATACAGATAAACACCCTAAAGGTATTGCGGCTTCACTACTGGAAAAACGTGTTAACGAAGAGATGAACGGAAAAGTGTGTATGCAGGTTTTCCCGAACTCGACGCTTTACGATGACAACAAAGTACTGGAAGCGCTTCTAAACGGTGACGTGCAACTTGCTGCCCCTTCTCTTTCTAAATTTGAAAAGTTCACCAAGAAATACCGTATTTTCGATCTGCCATTCCTATTCGAAGACGTTGACGCCGTTGACCGTTTCCAAAACTCAGAGTCTGGTGAGAAGCTGAAAAATGCAATGAAGCGTCGTGGTCTGCAAGGCTTAGCTTTCTGGCATAACGGCATGAAGCAAATGTCGGCAAACAAGCCACTGCTGTCACCTGAAGATGCGAAGGGTCTTAAGTTCCGTGTTCAGGCTTCTGATGTATTGGTGGCGCAGTTCGAGCAACTAGGCGCGAACCCACAGAAGATGTCGTTTAAAGAAGTGTATGGCGGTCTACAAACTAAGGTTATTGATGGTCAAGAAAACACGTGGTCAAACATCTACGGTAAGAAGTTCTTTGAAGTTCAGGACGGTATTACAGAAACCAACCACGGTATCCTAGATTACCTAGTAGTTACCTCGAATGACTTCTGGAAGAAACTACCAGCAGATCAGCGTGAGCAACTGAATACCATTATTCAGGAAGTCACTGCACAGCGTAATGCCGAGTCAGCGAAGGTGAACCTAGCGAATAAGAACAACATCATCGAAGCGGGTGGTGAAGTACGTACATTGACGCCTGAGCAGCGTCAGCAGTGGGTTACTGCGTTGCAACCTGTTTGGAAGAAGTTTGAAAAAGACATCGGCTCTGACCTAATCGAAGCTGCACTGGCTTCAAATCAGTAA